The uncultured Bacteroides sp. genomic sequence CGTGCGGTTTCGTCAGAAACAGGACAGGTTGCCGAAAATAAATTACCGCGTTACCTGTTACTTTTCGGAGACTGTGCCTGGGATAATCGGATGATTACATCTTCCTGGCAAGGATATTCTCCTGATGATTTTCTGTTGGGATATCAATCAAAGAACTCAACGTGGGAGACTTATTCTTATGTAACGGATGACTATCAGGGATTGCTTGACGATGAAGATGGAAGCAGTCTGGAATATGACGGAATGGACATTGGAGTAGGACGATTCCCTGTTCGCACAGTTACCCAAGCTACCCAAATGGTGGATAAAACAATTGCCTATATACAAAATAAAGAGTTGGGCCCCTGGAAGAACTCAATCTGTTTTGTTGCAGATGACGGAGATAATCACTTGCATATGAGTCAGGCCGATGAACTCGCTACTAAAGTTGAAACCAACTACCCTGAATTCTTGGCAAATCGTATTTATGCAGATTCATATAAATGGGAAACAACCGCAACGGGGCACACATATAAACTGGCAACCAAACGACTGCTGGAACTTTTCAATGAAGGAATGCTTATGGTAAACTATACCGGTCATGGAGGTCCAAATGGCTGGTCGGCTGAGAACATTCTTGTTTCCTCGGATATTATGGCTTTGCGTTCACCGAAGTTACCGCTTTGGGTGACTGCCACTTGTGACTTTTGCAGGTATGATGATGTAACGACTTCTGCAGGCGAACTTGCTTTCCTGAATGACCAAGGCGGAGCAATTGCTTTGTTTACCACTTCAAGAGTTGTGTATGCGCAAAATAATTCAAGCCTGAATAAGGTGTTCTGTAATCATGTATTCAGTAAGCAGGATGGTAAACGGTTGCGCTTGGGAGATATTATGCGATTGTCTAAGTGTGATTCCAATCTGAGCGGAGACCTCAATAAATTAAAATTCTCTTTGATTGGAGATCCTGCATTAATGCTGGCTTATCCCGATTATAAACTAGTGGTTGATAAGTTTAATGGGAAGGATGCTTCATCTTCAGACCTGGCCATAAAAGCCGGAGGAAAAGTGAAAGTTGAAGGACGCGTGACGGATACTGACGGAAACACACTTACTGATTTTTACGGAAAGGTTTATCCAACTGTTTTTGACAATAAAGAAACAGTTACTACCTTGAATAATGACGGAACGGGAATGGTTTCAGATCTTAATAATCCAGGTGAATCAATACCCGGAGGTTTTACTTTCTCTCAGAGAACAAAGAAGTTATTCTCGGGTAGTGATTCCATAAAAGCTGGAAACTTCTCCTTTACATTTCCTGTTCCCAAGGATATTAATTATTCCAATAAACAAGGATTGGTAAACTTCTATGCTGCTGAGACTGCGACTACCCGGGAAGCTCAGGGATCTTTCAGTAACTTTGTGATTGGAGGAACGGAATCCGGAACAGAAGTCACAGACAGCTTAGGGCCTAAAATTAATCTCTACCTGAATACTCCCGATTTTGTATATGGAGGCCGCACAAATGAAACGCCTTACCTTGTTGCAGAGCTGGAAGATAAAGACGGCATTAACACGGTTGGTAATGGCATTGGTCATGACATTGTTGCTGTGATAGATAATTCTCCAAACTATACTTATGTATTAAATAACTATTATGAGGCATACTTTGGAGATTATACCCAAGGTACAGTGCATTATAGTTTACCCGCTTTGCCTCAGGGAAAACATACCTTGTTTTTCCGGGCATGGGATATAATGAATAATTCGTCTTCCACTTCTTTGGAATTTGAGGTGGTCAATGGATTAAAGCCTGGTTTGTTTAATGTGTATTGCAGCAAGAGTCCGGCACGCGATAACACCACATTTGTACTGAGTCACGACAGACCGGAAAAAACATTAGACGTTAAGCTGATAGTATATGATTTCTCCGGTCGTGAAATGTGGACACATACCGAAGTTGGCATGAGCGCGAATAATTATTATTACGTGGACTGGAATTTAACCAGCAATGGCGGACAGCGACTTGCTCCGGGAGTTTACTTATTCCGTGCTTCCATTGCGTCGGGTGGAAGCGAAGAAAGCACCCGTTCAGGAAAAATAGTCATTCTTACACAATAATTGAGGCGATTGAAAGTTTTATATAACAGATGAACAACAAGAAAATATGAAGCAATTAAAAGTATATTTCCTTTTAATCCTATTGTTTCTTGCAAATGTGAGTTTGCAGGCACAAGATACAAAGAATCAGTTTAACCCTGTAAATACAGGTGTAACCTCTCTTTCTATAGCTCCCGATTCCAGAGGTGGCGCTATGGGTGATGTAGGAGCGGCTACAGATCCGGATGTGAATTCTCAATTCTGGAATCCGGCGAAGTATCCATTTACTGTAAGTCGTGCGGGCATTTCCCTTTCCTATACCCCCTGGTTGCGTAAACTGGTAAATGATATAGACCTGGCCTATCTGGCCGGTTATTATCGCATTGGAGACTATTCGGCACTGAGTGCTTCTTTAAGATACTTTTCTTTGGGTGCAGTTACCGTAGGGCAGACCTCAGCTTCAGATATTGGATATACCATTAATCCTTATGAAATGTCTTTTGATATAGGCTATTCCCGCATGTTGTCCGAACATCTTTCCGCAGCAGTGGCCTTGCGTTTCATTTATTCTGATTTGGCCTATAAGCAAGATGAGGACGTGACTCCGGGTTCAGCTTTTGCAGCCGATGTGGCCATGTATTATAATCGCTATCTGATGCTTGGAGCGCGCGAATGCAATTTGGCATTTGGTATGAACATCTCCAATATTGGTAGTAAGATATCCTATGACAGTGGCAATACCAGTGAGTTTATTCCAACCAATTTCCGCTTGGGGGGCTCTTTGTTAATACCTATCGACGAATATAATACCTTTGCAGTAAGTGCTGATGCCAATAAATTACTGGTTCCCACCCGTCCTTTGCAGAAAGATGGCGAAAGCGCCACCGATTATCAGGACAGATTGCAGAGAGATTACCGTGATCTGTCGCCCATTAGCGGAATCTTCAAATCTTTCAGTGACGCACCGGGTGGTTTCAAGGAAGAGATGCAGGAAATTCAGTGGTCGGTTGGTGCCGAATACACATACCACCAGCAATTCTCTGTGCGGGGTGGTTATCACTATGAGAATGAGAATAAAGGAAACCGGAAATATTTCTCTGTGGGAGCAGGTTTCAAGATGAATGTATTCTCACTGGATGCCGCATACCTAATCTCAACAGCGCAAAGCAATCCGTTGGATCAGACCTTGCGCTTCTCACTTTCTTTTGATTTAGATGGTATTAAAGATATTCTTGGTAAGAAATGAAAATAAGAGTTGGTTTTGGATATGATGTTCATGCGCTTGTTTCGGAACGTGAATTGTGGATTGGCGGAGTGAAGCTGGAGCATGAAAAGGGATTGTTAGGGCATTCAGATGCCGATGTGTTGCTTCACGCTGTTTGCGATGCTTTATTAGGTGCTGCTAACATGCGGGATATTGGATTCCATTTCCCCGATACTGCCGGAGAGTACAAGAACATTGACAGCAAGATACTTCTTGCCCGCACCATGGAATTGATTCGCTCAAAAGGGTATGAACTTGGAAATATTGACGCTACCGTGTGTGCTGAGCGTCCTAAGCTGAACCCTCATATTCCTGCTATGAAAAGTGCTATGGCAGAGGCTATGAAAGTGGACGAAGAAGATATCTCTATTAAAGCTACAACTACCGAGAAACTTGGTTTTACAGGTAGGGAAGAAGGCATTTCTGCTTATGCCACTGTATTAATCACCAAACAATAAAATTTATTCCAGATAAGAAAGAAGAGCTTAGGGCTCTTTTTTTTATTCCCTTGTACAAAAGAATGCAATCTTCTGTACAGAACAATTAATTCTTTTGTACAGAAGAAAACAATCTTTTGTACAAGGAGCCATTAACCTACCGCCATTCATTTTCAATTTTATTCCGAAAACCTTTTCTTTTCCCCCCATCAAATACTATATTTGCATGTATAACTAAATAGATGATAAAACACCTTTGAAAATGAAAAAAATAAGTTTTATAGCGTTTGCATTTCTATTGGCAATAGCTGCTCAGTCGAAAGTAACGTATAAGTTCCGCATCAGTCTCAAAGATAAGAAGAACACAGAATATTCACTTGATAAACCACAGCAATTCTTGTCGGAAAAGGCTATTCTTCGTCGGACAAAACAAAAGCTAGCGGTAGATTCCACTGACCTTCCTGTAGTTGGCAAATATATTAAAGCCATTCGTGGCACTGGAGCGGAGATTCTTGTAACAAGCAAATGGAACAACACGGTGACTGTTCGTTGTGCTGATTCATTGTTAGTGAATAGAATTGCCAGTCTTCCATTTGTATCAGGTGCCGAGCTTGTTTGGATGGGCCAGGAACAGGCTGTTTCTACAGATGCAGCACGCAAGGATACGGTGACCAATAAGTTAGAAAAAACAGATAATTACTACGGAAAAGCTTTCCGCCAAATAGAAATTCACAACGGACAGAAGTTGCACGAGGCAGGATTCCGCGGACAAGGCATGACGATTGCCATCATTGACGGTGGATTTAAGAATGCCAATCAGTTAAAGGCCCTGAAGTCGATGAAACTATTGGGAATACACGATTTTGTAAAACCGAAATCGGATCTTTTTGAGGAAAATAATCACGGTATGATGGTGCTTTCCTGCATGGCATCAAACGCTCCTCATTCTATTGTGGGAACAGCTCCTGAAGCTTCTTACTGGTTACTTCGTTCAGAAGATATCGATTCTGAAAATTTAGTGGAACAGGATTACTGGTCTGCTGCAATTGAGTTTGCAGATAGTGTGGGAGTAGATGTGGTAAACACATCGCTTGGTTACCGTACTTTTGATGATAGCTCTAAGAATTATACTTATCAGGATCTTGACGGATTGAAAACAATGATCTCCCGCTCGGCTGGAATGGCTGCTAATAAAGGTATGATTGTGGTGTGCAGTGCCGGAAATGAAGGCCGTGGTTCATGGAAAAAGATCACACCTCCGGCAGATGCTTTCAATGTAATTACTGTTGCAGCCATCGATTCTTCCTTGGTGCTTGCACCTTTCTCTTCAATTGGTAACACTACTGATAACCGGGTGAAACCGGATGTTTCTGCTATCGGACAGAAATCTGTTGTGTTAAAAACAAATGGGGAAGTAGGTACAGCAAACGGTACTTCTTTTTCTTCACCAACCTTCTGCGGACTGGTTACTTGCCTGTGGCAGTCGTGTCCCGAACTTACAGCAAAGCAAGTGATAGAGCTGGTACGCAAATCATGCAACCACTCAGCATTCCCTGATAATATTTACGGCTACGGTGTGCCCGATGTTTACAAGGCTTATCTTTCCGTTCATTCTGAAATTGCTAATAAATAGAAACCCTATTCATGGAAAAAGCACCTTTATCTCTTTATGAACTCAATGCGCTGGTAAAGCGTGCCTTGAACGAATCTCTTCCTGAGGCTTACTGGATTCAGGCAGAGCTGAGTGATGTGCGTTCCAATACCACAGGTCATTGTTATCTGGAGTTTATTCAGAAAGATCAGCGTAGCAATAATCTCATAGCAAAGGCGCGGGGAACCATCTGGGCCAATGTGTTTCGTATGCTGAAACCCTATTTTGAAGAGAGCACCGGTCAGGCTTTTGTATCGGGTATAAAGGTAATGGTTCAGGTTACTGTGGAGTTTCATGAACTCTATGGTTACAGCCTCACGGTTATTGATATTGATCCCACTTATACATTGGGAGATATGGTGCGTAAGCGGCGGGAGATTCTGAAACAGTTGGAAGAAGAGGGAGTACTCACTCTGAATAAAGAGCTGGAGATGCCTATGCTTGTTCAGCGGATTGCCGTTATCTCTTCTGCTTCTGCAGCGGGTTACGGCGATTTTTGCCGCCAGCTGGATGAGAATCCTTACGGATTTATGTTCTATCCACACTTGTTTCCGGCATTGATGCAGGGCAATCAGGTGGAGGAATCTATTATTGCTGCACTGAACGAGGTGAATAATCGCCGGGATGATTTCGATGCTGTGGTTATTATCCGCGGCGGGGGAGCCACATCCGACCTCTCCGGTTTTGATACTTATCTCTTGGCAGCCAATTGTGCCCAGTTTCCTTTGCCAATTATTACCGGAATTGGTCATGAGCGCGATGATACAGTGCTCGACTCTGTGGCTCATACCCGGGTAAAGACGCCCACAGCAGCGGCTCAGTTCCTGATTACGCACATGCACGAGGCTGCAGAATCGCTCGAAGAACTGGCACAAACGCTGATAGTTTCTGTTTCGGCACGCATGGATAAAGAACATTCACGATTGAGCGATCTCACAAACAGATTGCCAATGGTGATTAAAAACCGAACCATTCGTGAGGGTTACTTGTTAGAACAACTGATGCAGAGAATGCATGTGGCAATAGCCCGCAATCTGACCAATAGGAAGCACCGGCTGATGTTACTGGAGCAACGGGTAAACGATGCTTCTCCTGAACGCTTACTGAAACGAGGGTACAGTCTCACTTTCAAAGATGGGAAAGCTGTTACTGACAGTGCACAGTTAAAACCGGGAGATATAATCACCACTCGTTTGGCAAAGGGAGAGGTGATAAGCGAGGTTAAATAAATTAATAGACAACAGATATGGCAGAAAAGAAAGAGTCCTATGCTCAGGCAATGGAGAAACTCGAAAACATAGTTTCGGCAGTAGAGAAAGATGAACTGGATATTGATCAGCTGAGTGTGAAACTCAAAGAAGCTCAGAAACTGGTCCGTTTTTGCAAGGATAAGCTTTATAAAGCTGATGAAGAGATAAAGAAAATAATGGAAGGAGAAGATAACTGATTCATATTAAACCTCAGCCAAAGGCTATTGTCCTGCAATTTTCTTAAAAGATTAAGTGGAAATATGAAATATAAAGGTTACTTTTGCTACTCAATATAAAACGTACTAAAACATCATATAATAATGGAACAAATAGATTGGGCTAATCTGTCGTTTGGTTATATTCCGACAGATTACAACGTTCGGTATAATTACCGCAACGGTGAGTGGGGAGAACTGGAAATAAGCAGCAGTGAATATGTTAATCTGCACATGGCTGCTACATGTTTGCACTACGGTCAGGAAGCTTTTGAAGGCCTGAAAGCTTTCAAAGGTAAAGATGGTAAGATTCGTATTTTCCGTTTGGAAGAGAATGCGCAACGCCTGCAATCTTCTTGTGACGGCATTTTGATGGCTAAACTTCCTGTTGATAAGTTTAAAGAGGCTATTCTGAAAGCAGTTAAGCTTAACGAACGTTTTGTTCCGCCTTATGAAAGCGGTGCTTCACTCTATATCCGCCCGGTTTTATTTGGTACAAGTGCTCAGGTAGGTGTACATGCTGCAACCGAATATACATTTATTGTGTTTGTTACTCCTGTAGGCCCATACTTTAAAGGTGGTTTCTCCTGTAATCCTTACGTGATTATCCGTGAGTTCGACCGTGCTGCTCCGCTAGGAACAGGAACTTTTAAAATAGGTGGAAACTATGCCGCTAGCCTTAGAGCAAATAAAAAAGCACATGATATGGGCTATTCTTCTGAATTCTATTTGGATGCAAAAGAAAAGAAATATATAGATGAATGTGGTGCTGCAAACTTCTTTGGTATCAAAGAGAACACTTACGTTACTCCGGAATCTACTTCTGTTTTGCCATCTATCACCAATAAGAGTTTGATTAAATTGGCTGAAAGCTTTGGCCTCAAGATTGAACGCCGTCAGGTAGCTGAAGAAGAATTGCTAACATTCGAAGAAGCTGGAGCTTGCGGTACAGCTGCAGTTATCAGTCCTATCGAACGCATTGATGATGTGGAAAAGGGAATATCATATGTGATCTCAAAAGATGGCAAACCGGGCCCTATAAGTACTAAATTATATAATAAACTTCGTGCAATTCAGTATGGCGACCAGCCGGATGAATTCGGATGGATTACTATTGTGGAATAATATTCGGAAAGGGTAAATTCTGGAAACCGAATAAATTGCAAAATTCACTTTAAGAAAGAATAAGGGGGGTATGTTATCTTAAATAGTTTGTTGGCTATGTGAGATAATACACCCCTTTCTCCTTTAAAAAAAGGATGTTTTTGGGTAAAAAAGATAATTAAATCCTGTTGTTATTATGAGCTATAAAATCACAACTCTTGTTGATAATGTTGTTTACGACCGAGGATTGCAGGCCGAACATGGGCTATCTCTTTTGATTGATACCGGAGAAAGCAAAATTCTGTTTGACACAGGAGCTTCAGATCTTTTTATTAGAAATGCAGAAATTCTGGGCATTGATTTAAGTAAAGTTGATTACTTAGTCTTATCTCATGGTCATAGCGATCATACGGGAGGAGTAAGGCAGTTTCAGGAACTGAATCCGCATGCAAAGGTTGTTTGTAAGAAGGAAGCTTTGCAGAAGAAGTACAAGGATGAGCGGGAAAATGGATTTAAAAAAGCTGATCAGCCAGATGAAAATCGTCTTTGGCTTGTAGATAGTACAACGGAAATAGTACCCGGAGTGCATGTTCTGCCTCAGATTAAAATAACAGATAAGAGTGAAACTCATTTTGAGCATTTCTTTACTGTGAAAGATGAGAATATTGTACCCGATACTTTTGAGGATGAACTGGTATTGGTTTTATCAGGTGAAAAAACGATTTCGGTTCTTAGCTCGTGTTCACACAGAGGAATTACAAATATAATCCGTAGTGCACAGGAGGCTTTTCCTGAACGCACCTTAAACGTGGTGATAGGAGGATTTCATATTCATAATGCGAGTGAAGATAAATTTAACGTGATTAGTACATACCTGGGAAGAAAGTTACCAAGACGTTTGGGCATTTGCCATTGTACAGGAATAGATAATTATGCGCGCTTCCATCAGGAATTCAGTACCCGTGTGTTTTATAATTACACAGGGTGGGTGGAAGAAATAAAATAGAAGATTGAATGGGAAAAAACAAATTACAGAAATTTGCTGATATGCGGAGTTATCCGCACGTGTTCGAATATCCATATTCCATTGTGGATGAATTTCCTTTTGAAATGAAAGGAAAGTGGGGAAAGGAATTTTTTAAAAATGATAATCCAATAGTACTGGAACTGGGTTGCGGACGTGGAGAATATACAGTGGGACTTGGACGCATGTTTCCCGACAAGAACTTCATTGCTGTGGATATTAAAGGTTCACGTATGTGGAGCGGAGCTTCCGATTCTTTGAAAGAAGGTTTGAACAATGTGGCATTCCTGCGTACGAATATAGAGATTATCGACCGCTTTTTTGGTGAAGGCGAGGTGAGTGAAATCTGGCTTACTTTCTCTGATCCACAAATGAAGAAGGCAACAAAGCGTTTGACTTCTACATATTTCATGGAGCGTTACCGCAAATTTATGGTTCCGGATGGAATTATTCATTTGAAAACGGATAGTAACTTCATGTTTACCTATACAAACTACATGGTTCAGGAAAACAAATTCCCTGTACTGTTTGTTACTGAAGACTTATACCACTCTGGTTTGGTTGATGATATTCTGGGTATTCAGACTTATTATGAGCAACAATGGTTGGACAGAGGGCTGAATATCAAGTATCTTAAGTTTACTCTTCCTCAGGAAGGCGCACTGAAAGAGCCGGAACAGGAAATAGAACTTGATACTTACAGAAGTTATAATCGTAGCAAACGAAGTGGTAAGAAAACAACTTTAGCTTTTGAAGATGAACAATTAGAAAAAGAATAATAGAATGACACTTTATCCAAAACTTATACTCGATGCGCTTAGTAAAGTGCGTTACCCCGGAACAGGAAAAGACATTGTTTCTTCCGGTATGGTGGATGATAATATCCGTATTGAAGGAATGAAGGTTTCCTTCTCTTTGATTTTTGAGAAGCCTACTGATCCGTTTATTAAATCTTTAGTAAAATCTGCTGAGGCTGCTATCCTTACTTATGTGAGTAAGGATGTAGAAATTGTGGGAAACATTGAGGTGAAAGCTGTTCAGGCTCCTCGCCCCGAAGTGGAAAAACTCCTGCCTCAGGTAAAGAATATTATTGCCATCTCTTCTGGTAAAGGAGGAGTAGGTAAATCAACCGTTTCTGCAAACCTTGCCGTTTCATTGGCAAAGCTTGGTTACAAGGTGGGTTTGCTTGATGCCGATATCTTTGGCCCTTCTATGCCGAAAATGTTTCAGGTAGAGGATGAACGTCCTTTCCTTGAGAAGATTGACGGACGGGATTTAATTATACCGGTTGAGAAATATGGCATTAAACTATTGTCTATCGGTTTTTTTGTTAATCAGGATCAGGCTACAGTGTGGCGTGGTGGCATGGCAAGCAATGCCCTGAAACAGTTAATAGCTGATGCTAGCTGGGGTGAACTTGATTATTTTCTCATTGACCTTCCTCCGGGAACCAGTGATATTCACCTTACTATTGTTCAGACTTTGGCTTTAACCGGAGCTATTGTAGTGAGTACACCTCAGGCTGTGGCTTTAGCCGATGCCCGTAAAGGAATTAATATGTTTACCAATGAAAAGGTGAATGTTCCTATTCTTGGATTAGTTGAGAATATGGCATGGTTTACTCCTGCTGAGTTACCTGAGAATAAGTATTTTATTTTTGGTAAGGAGGGAGCTAAAAAACTTTCTGAAGAGATGAATATTCCTCTTCTTGGCCAGATCCCAATTGTGCAAAGTATTTGTGAAGGTGGCGACAGTGGAGTTCCTGTTGCACTTAATGAAGATTCAATTACTGGTCAGGCATTTCTCGAACTTGCCGAGAACATGGTAAAGCAGGTTGATAAGAGAAATGAAGAACTGGCGCCAACAAAGATTGTTGAAATGCATAAATAGTAGTTTGAATCAGTAGATTTATCATATATGAATAAAAGGGTTGCAGCTTATAGTTGCAACCCTTTCTATTTAAACGTGAAAAACTAGTAATAATTGTGCGAATAATAGTTCTATAGTAGTATTTTGTGTGTAATATATAATTGATTTTAGTTCTATCAATTTACAATTTTATTAGATTGCCTTTAATTGTTTGTTAATTAGTTGATTCTGCCTGAATTATATTCTTGTATATTCCATTTTATAGTTATCTGGAAGCCTATTTAAATGCCGAATTGTCTGTTTTTATAAAAGTGGGCGAAAAACATGCATTAAAATAGTCATTGCAATAGATTGGTAACCAGCCAGGAAACACTTTTTAACTCGATATCTTCTTTCGCCGATGAAACTTAAAAGGATGTTTTCTGTCAATCCATTTTATTTTTATATTCAAGCGTTTGATAATGAGGCGCGGGAAAAAATATTCCACCCCCTATAAATACAGAAAAGATAGATGTTTTTTCCGCGCACTTATCAACAAATAAATAATTTCAGATTTTGTGTTTGCTTAGATTATAGTTGCATATTATTTAGTTACTGGCAGGAGCTCCTTTACTGTCACCTCCACTTTTAACATCGTCGTTCTCAATTGAACGTGCAGCCTTCTTCACGCCAGCTTTCAGCTCTCCAATCCGGTAACTGATGTTGAATCCAAAGCTACGTTGTGGATAATGTGTTTCAGTATAAAAGCGGAAGCTTGGAGTTTCAGTTGTTGAATTGAAGTTTATTGATTTATTGAATAGGTTACGTGCATAAGCAGAAAGAGTCAGTCGTTTATTCAGGAATGATTTATTCAGACTAAGACCATAATAGCTATATCCGGAGCTCTTTCCCTGGAATGAAATATTTGATCCGCTTCCTCCTCCGTATAG encodes the following:
- the trmB gene encoding tRNA (guanosine(46)-N7)-methyltransferase TrmB — translated: MGKNKLQKFADMRSYPHVFEYPYSIVDEFPFEMKGKWGKEFFKNDNPIVLELGCGRGEYTVGLGRMFPDKNFIAVDIKGSRMWSGASDSLKEGLNNVAFLRTNIEIIDRFFGEGEVSEIWLTFSDPQMKKATKRLTSTYFMERYRKFMVPDGIIHLKTDSNFMFTYTNYMVQENKFPVLFVTEDLYHSGLVDDILGIQTYYEQQWLDRGLNIKYLKFTLPQEGALKEPEQEIELDTYRSYNRSKRSGKKTTLAFEDEQLEKE
- a CDS encoding Mrp/NBP35 family ATP-binding protein, yielding MTLYPKLILDALSKVRYPGTGKDIVSSGMVDDNIRIEGMKVSFSLIFEKPTDPFIKSLVKSAEAAILTYVSKDVEIVGNIEVKAVQAPRPEVEKLLPQVKNIIAISSGKGGVGKSTVSANLAVSLAKLGYKVGLLDADIFGPSMPKMFQVEDERPFLEKIDGRDLIIPVEKYGIKLLSIGFFVNQDQATVWRGGMASNALKQLIADASWGELDYFLIDLPPGTSDIHLTIVQTLALTGAIVVSTPQAVALADARKGINMFTNEKVNVPILGLVENMAWFTPAELPENKYFIFGKEGAKKLSEEMNIPLLGQIPIVQSICEGGDSGVPVALNEDSITGQAFLELAENMVKQVDKRNEELAPTKIVEMHK